The Antedon mediterranea chromosome 7, ecAntMedi1.1, whole genome shotgun sequence genome has a segment encoding these proteins:
- the LOC140055039 gene encoding peptidyl-prolyl cis-trans isomerase 7-like isoform X1, with product MSMMEQSHTQREVQVLVVGLLADKTFHKSKNCAEDLLTKFPEHFLTPEVIGLLEFEWKMYLEEKRKELKGEMWAFKDKTVAFVNGQVIGGPVEFLKWAMEAWEYQDFRPEPLYSALAEEAYKQYLIKTGHTFVFFDISIGGKPEGKLLFELFTDKCPKTCENFRALCTGENGTKKGEVLMPYHYKNSIIHRVVPNGWIQGGDILQGVGTGGESIYGEFFADENFSVSHSSRGILGMANQGRHTNGSQFYVTLRPAAWMDHKYVAFGRVIEGTDLLEKLETQETYNERPKTECQIAYCGVLDVTQVS from the exons ATGTCGATGATGGAACAGTCACATACACAACGAGAAGTTCAAGTACTGGTTGTTGGACTTCTCGcagataaaacatttcataagTCAAAGAATTGTGCTGAA GATTTACTAACAAAATTTCCAGAACATTTTCTTACACCAGAAGTTATTGGTTTATTAGAGTTTGAATGGAAAATGTATTTAGAAGAAAAACGCAAAGAATTGAAAGGAGAGATGTGGGCATTCAAAGACAAGACAGTAGCATTTGTCAATGGACAAGTGATTG GTGGACCAGTTGAGTTTTTAAAGTGGGCAATGGAGGCTTGGGAGTATCAAGATTTCCGACCTGAACCTTTGTATTCAGCTCTTGCAGAGGAAGCTTACAAACAGTATCTAATAAAAACAGGA CACACCTTTGTTTTCTTTGATATTTCAATTGGTGGCAAACCAGAAGGAAAGTTACTTTTTGAg CTTTTCACTGACAAGTGTCCTAAAACTTGCGAGAATTTCCGTGCATTGTGCACCGGAGAAAATGGAACAAAGAAGGGGGAGGTactgatgccatatcactacaaGAATAGCATCATCCATCGTGTTGTACCAAATGGATGGATTCAGGGAGGAg ATATTCTGCAAGGAGTGGGCACTGGTGGAGAATCTATATATGGAGAATTTTTTGCAG ATGAAAACTTTTCTGTTTCACATTCAAGTCGTGGAATACTGGGAATGGCAAACCAAGGCAGACATACTAATGGTTCACAGTTTTATGTGACACTAAGGCCAGCAGCCTGGATGGATCACAAATATGTGGCATTTGG GAGAGTTATTGAAGGAACAGACCTGTTAGAAAAGTTAGAGACACAAGAAACATACAATGAACGGCCAAAGACAGAGTGTCAAATTGCATACTGTGGTGTTCTAGATGTCACTCAAGTTTCATAA
- the LOC140055039 gene encoding probable inactive peptidyl-prolyl cis-trans isomerase-like 6 isoform X2 codes for MSMMEQSHTQREVQVLVVGLLADKTFHKSKNCAEDLLTKFPEHFLTPEVIGLLEFEWKMYLEEKRKELKGEMWAFKDKTVAFVNGQVIGGPVEFLKWAMEAWEYQDFRPEPLYSALAEEAYKQYLIKTGLFTDKCPKTCENFRALCTGENGTKKGEVLMPYHYKNSIIHRVVPNGWIQGGDILQGVGTGGESIYGEFFADENFSVSHSSRGILGMANQGRHTNGSQFYVTLRPAAWMDHKYVAFGRVIEGTDLLEKLETQETYNERPKTECQIAYCGVLDVTQVS; via the exons ATGTCGATGATGGAACAGTCACATACACAACGAGAAGTTCAAGTACTGGTTGTTGGACTTCTCGcagataaaacatttcataagTCAAAGAATTGTGCTGAA GATTTACTAACAAAATTTCCAGAACATTTTCTTACACCAGAAGTTATTGGTTTATTAGAGTTTGAATGGAAAATGTATTTAGAAGAAAAACGCAAAGAATTGAAAGGAGAGATGTGGGCATTCAAAGACAAGACAGTAGCATTTGTCAATGGACAAGTGATTG GTGGACCAGTTGAGTTTTTAAAGTGGGCAATGGAGGCTTGGGAGTATCAAGATTTCCGACCTGAACCTTTGTATTCAGCTCTTGCAGAGGAAGCTTACAAACAGTATCTAATAAAAACAGGA CTTTTCACTGACAAGTGTCCTAAAACTTGCGAGAATTTCCGTGCATTGTGCACCGGAGAAAATGGAACAAAGAAGGGGGAGGTactgatgccatatcactacaaGAATAGCATCATCCATCGTGTTGTACCAAATGGATGGATTCAGGGAGGAg ATATTCTGCAAGGAGTGGGCACTGGTGGAGAATCTATATATGGAGAATTTTTTGCAG ATGAAAACTTTTCTGTTTCACATTCAAGTCGTGGAATACTGGGAATGGCAAACCAAGGCAGACATACTAATGGTTCACAGTTTTATGTGACACTAAGGCCAGCAGCCTGGATGGATCACAAATATGTGGCATTTGG GAGAGTTATTGAAGGAACAGACCTGTTAGAAAAGTTAGAGACACAAGAAACATACAATGAACGGCCAAAGACAGAGTGTCAAATTGCATACTGTGGTGTTCTAGATGTCACTCAAGTTTCATAA